In a genomic window of Zingiber officinale cultivar Zhangliang chromosome 9B, Zo_v1.1, whole genome shotgun sequence:
- the LOC122023377 gene encoding mediator of RNA polymerase II transcription subunit 13-like produces MWTNVFRIGELQAVSWFQFLPCEFEPSSLPEKRLKADQKDAANHLILSAHLQLQNEGFLSTWTNSFVGPWDPSQGAHNPDERIKLWLFLPGRHSSISESAHAAVSRLRVVGNGLWLAPGDSEEVGVALVQALRNSIERAFGGLSYGRFGDVFTRLHPLTSNVRRPQPTIEFSFTATEEAIYVHAVVSAKHIRGLCNSDIEKLLWHCSSHSIKDGIPVIVSPTGMRGSLTGCCPSDLVKQVYGSKLKSSNGIPIGSHMAPSSSNQLRGQKFYVEVTLGCRSSSSDNIMGANNQNSNTCNIHEEDSHLIEACRTQQKNGLVDQLPALERTFIYPAEAVLIPLMHRAFARSSNKSLWLRHWVGTSLSEMWHLWNFSDSSQLELCLAIGNASNAEPFSGLGVEFSHLAQQKQYNSSSNSITSSISSISRTSSESGHAMAVGDGDLEADADSVTCRQSGLSTNDQIENDGHRKASKRPRTIVSETSVQTGTLLSGTIQDPFASDYSIAEVDNSAAAGLHVGSQWDWDDDDRGIGMDIQALLSEFGAFDDFFEDDILAFGEPPGTAESQALVFPAADFGDITGSPCNGVSEVPEQNLGHPSIPTLEGLNHQMETPAEDMISTKAEALKDIGPPPLASSVQTNDKFDYLMKAEAVMTFAPEYAPVETPAIELATSIFKNPYLPRSKILESSSSSSSSYIYNATPPIYMDSSEEKSEKATNLPLGELGHDAISSAKSSKLYIHVASGTENKNKRPVNNDVTSSNGEGLSPISGVKPTTAVISLQKKNDMETGGFLFPGKTVFATNIECVIYQTFMCKLRHTLLSLKNRIPLGLRHSLSDLVQGDTNVKSDIVKHELRKKDNITVRLAGDLDGGVQDGPFTTQVGVWRSVGAPKIAKPSRVSESLPLLPLNTLGDEGINFHVQKQPLQDLLDSITFLVQQAVSLVDFSLDTNDGYGSYYWLGIQEQRRRNFSCGPSMIHAGCGGLLSTCHSLDIAGLDLIDPLSADIPASSVMSLLQSDIKAALKSAFGSLDGPLSVIDWCRGRYHYSDSGTPGDGNEPKDSSGAFSLVGEPISPPQSTTTSSTRERARNDESSQRRLNQESYNPESDQQKIFSRIKPTALVLPLPNILVGYQDDWLKTSVNSLRLWEKAPLEPYASPKPVTYYAICPDTDLLTSAAVDFFHQLGSVYEMCKLGSHSPQFSGGQIESSPGTRLSSGLVIVDCPQEVKIPSNQINSISSIYDYFLSLSKSWKPKNFINSLTKVIKELKFSSNTLANQKECSTSCTVVYVVCPFPDPMAILQTLVECSAALGSVAFLPDKDRRSLLYSQVVKALNSTAAVDEASASNVLMLSGFTVSKLVLQIITVETLLKIYRPTSELAILKDIAFTVYNKARRIPRYTSSVDMFQTSFSGRSSLMHVTSIAGLSKDCLAPRMSGSSLSRDGEIDNALRPGSWDNSWQTSRIGGLNFEQNRSLDMCGVDDARYMFEPLFILSEPGSVEHGAIPTTFGSPASESSSLKTADDAGGIYSQSSTSVSGSDTGTTSVVDGSEHDNKSPSLHCCYGWTEDWRWLVCIWTDARGEFLDSCIFPFGGISSRQDTKVLQSIFVQILQQGCQILSSCSDAVLARPRDIVITRFGCFFELECQEWQSAIFSFGGNDIKKWPLQLRRATPDIVSSSNNSSSLQQHDLVMIQERNLPTSPSPSLYSPHSKSSFNKSGMGQPNSKKQLLIGQTGPDSSRSTLQLIQSISLVGISIDHTLHLILQSDIPSSGAPQSGSSSAHSYLEGFSPVKSLGSMQASYLLIPSPNMRCLPPLPMHLPTCLTSESPPLAHLLHSKGSAIPLAVGYVVSKAIPSMRQDSGEQTREDWPSILSVSLVDHYGSNTNHMQERMTRGGSNTSALKQVRASTPEAAGNKDYELETHMVLESVAAELHSLSWMTVSPVYLERRTALPIHCDTLLRLRRLLHYADKELSKLPENTPQV; encoded by the exons ATGTGGACAAATGTATTCAGGATT GGAGAACTTCAAGCTGTTTCATGGTTCCAGTTTTTACCATGTGAATTTGAACCAAGTTCTCTACCCGAGAAAAG GTTGAAAGCGGATCAGAAAGATGCTGCAAATCATTTGATACTGTCTGCACATTTACAACTACAAAATGAAGGATTTCTTAGCACATGGACTAACTCTTTTGTTGGTCCATGGGACCCATCTCAAGGAGCACACAACCCTG ATGAAAGAATCAAACTCTGGCTTTTCCTTCCTGGCCGTCATTCTTCAATATCTGAAAGTGCTCATGCTGCAGTTTCCAGATTGAGAG TTGTTGGAAATGGACTTTGGTTGGCTCCTGGTGACTCAGAAGAGGTTGGAGTTGCACTTGTTCAGGCTTTAAGGAACTCTATAGAAAG AGCATTTGGAGGCCTTTCTTATGGGAGATTTGGAGATGTTTTTACCAGATTGCATCCTTTGACATCAAATGTTAG GAGGCCGCAGCCAACAATTGAATTCTCCTTCACTGCGACTGAAGAGGCAATCTACGTTCATGCTGTTGTATCTGCAAA GCATATTCGAGGACTTTGCAATAGTGACATTGAAAAATTGCTATGGCATTGCTCTTCTCACTCAATCAAAGATGGGATACCAG TTATTGTTTCCCCTACTGGAATGCGTGGTAGTCTCACAGGATGCTGTCCTAGTGATCTGGTAAAGCAAGTATATGGCAG CAAGCTAAAGTCATCAAATGGCATTCCAATTGGGTCTCATATGGCTCCATCTTCTAGCAATCAACTCAGAGGGCAAAAATTTTACGTTGAAGTTACCCTCGGCTGCCGTTCTTCGTCTAGTGACAATATTATGGGAGCTAACAATCAAAATAGCAATACTTGCAATATTCATGAAGAAGATTCACATCTTATTGAGGCCTGTAGAACCCAACAGAAGAATGGACTTGTGGATCAACTTCCAGCCCTTGAAAGGACATTCATATATCCAGCAGAAGCTGTGTTGATCCCTCTAATGCACAGGGCCTTTGCCCGATCCTCTAATAAGAG CCTGTGGTTAAGGCATTGGGTGGGAACATCATTATCTGAGATGTGGCACTTATGGAATTTTTCTGATTCGTCTCAACTTGAACTCTG CCTGGCGATTGGAAATGCATCTAATGCTGAACCTTTCAGTGGGCTGGGAGTAGAATTTAGTCATTTGGCGCAACAAAAACAGTATAACAGTAGTAGTAATAGCATAACTAGTAGCATAAGCAGCATAAGTAGAACATCAAGTGAAAGTGGGCATGCTATGGCTGTTGGAGATGGTGATCTTGAAGCTGATGCTGACTCTGTCACATGTAGACAATCTGGCTTGTCGACCAATGATCAAATTGAGAATGATGGTCACAGAAAG GCCTCTAAGCGTCCCCGCACTATTGTCTCTGAAACCTCAGTTCAAACTGGCACACTATTAAGTGGAACAATCCAGGATCCATTTGCATCAGATTATAGCATTGCTGAAGTAGACAACTCGGCTGCTGCTGGATTACATGTTGGATCACAGTGGGATTGGGATGATGATGATAGAGGCATTGGCATGGATATCCAGGCTCTCCTATCCGAATTTGGTGCTTTTGATGACTTTTTTGAGGATGATATTTTGGCTTTTGGTGAG CCACCAGGTACGGCAGAGTCACAGGCCCTTGTATTTCCAGCTGCTGACTTTGGAGACATAACTGGTAGTCCTTGTAATGGAGTTTCAGAAGTACCTGAACAAAATCTTGGTCATCCTAGTATTCCAACTTTAGAAGGTTTGAACCATCAGATGGAGACCCCTGCAGAGGACATGATTTCCACAAAAGCAGAAGCTCTAAAGGATATTGGACCGCCACCACTTGCAAGTTCAGTACAGACCAATGATAAATTTGACTATCTGATGAAAGCAGAAGCTGTAATGACATTTGCTCCTGAATATGCTCCAGTGGAGACCCCTGCTATTGAGCTAGCCACATCTATTTTCAAAAATCCATATTTACCTAGATCAAAAATTCTTGAGAGTTCCAGCTCTAGTTCTAGTTCTTATATATATAATGCGACACCTCCCATTTACATGGACTCTTCTGAAGAGAAGTCTGAGAAAGCAACAAATCTCCCATTAGGCGAATTGGGACATGATGCTATTTCTTCAGCCAAATCTTCTAAGTTATATATACATGTAGCCTCTGgaacagaaaataaaaataaaagaccaGTTAATAATGATGTGACATCAAGCAATGGAGAAGGGCTGTCTCCTATATCAGGCGTGAAACCAACAACTGCTGTCATATCACTCCAAAAGAAAAATGACATGGAAACTGGTGGTTTCTTGTTTCCTGGAAAGACAGTGTTTGCGACAAATATTGAGTGTGTGATCTACCAAACTTTCATGTGCAAGTTAAGACATACATTGTTGTCTCTTAAGAACAGAATTCCCCTGGGCTTGAGACATTCATTGTCAGATCTAGTCCAAGGTGACACTAATGTTAAATCAGATATAGTAAAGCATGAGCTGAGGAAAAAGGATAACATAACCGTGAGATTAGCTGGTGATCTTGATGGTGGGGTGCAAGATGGACCATTTACTACACAAGTAGGGGTTTGGCGCTCTGTTGGAGCGCCTAAAATTGCAAAACCTTCACGTGTCTCTGAGAGCTTGCCTTTGTTGCCGCTTAATACATTGGGTGATGAAGGCATAAATTTCCATGTGCAAAAGCAACCTCTTCAGGATCTGCTTGATTCCATAACCTTTTTAGTTCAGCAAGCTGTGTCCCTTGTAGACTTCTCACTTGATACTAATGATGGTTATGGCTCCTATTACTGGCTCGGGATACAAGAACAACGGAGGCGTAATTTTTCTTGTGGACCATCCATGATTCATGCTGGATGTGGTGGACTTCTTTCAACATGCCATTCTTTGGATATTGCTGGTTTAGACTTAATTGATCCGCTTTCTGCTGAT ATTCCAGCATCCTCTGTTATGAGTTTGTTGCAGTCGGATATAAAGGCAGCTTTGAAATCTGCTTTTGGAAGTTTGGATGGTCCATTATCTGTAATTGATTGGTGCAGAGGTCGTTACCATTATAGTGATTCAGGAACTCCAGGGGATGGAAATGAACCTAAAGATTCTTCTGGTGCATTTTCTTTAGTTGGAGAGCCAATAAGCCCTCCCCAATCAACTACTACATCTTCCACAAGAG AGAGAGCAAGAAATGATGAGTCATCACAACGGCGATTGAATCAAGAATCATACAACCCAGAGTCTGATCAACAGAAGATTTTTTCTCGTATAAAGCCAACAGCCTTGGTGCTCCCACTGCCAAATATACTTGTGGG GTACCAGGATGATTGGCTTAAGACATCGGTAAACTCTCTCCGTTTATGGGAGAAGGCTCCTTTAGAACCTTACGCTTCACCAAAGCCG GTTACTTACTATGCAATATGTCCTGATACAGACCTCCTAACTTCTGCAGCTGTTGATTTTTTCCATCAGCTAGGCAGTG TTTATGAGATGTGCAAATTAGGATCACATTCACCTCAGTTTTCTGGGGGACAAATAGAGTCATCTCCTGGAACCCGTTTGTCTTCTGGGCTTGTCATTGTTGATTGTCCACAAGAAGTGAAGATCCCTAGCAATCAGATAAATTCTATCAGCTCAATTTATGATTACTTCTTATCTCTTTCAAAAAGTTGGAAGCCAAAGAATTTTATCAATTCCCTTACAAAGGTTATCAAGGAGCTaaaattttcttcaaatacaTTAGCAAATCAAAAAGAATGCAGCACATCTTGTACT GTGGTGTATGTTGTATGTCCTTTCCCTGATCCTATGGCAATTCTCCAAACTTTGGTTGAGTGCTCTGCTGCTCTTGGATCAGTTGCTTTTTTACCAGATAAGGATAGGCGATCCTTATTATATTCTCAAGTTGTCAAGGCCTTGAACTCCACTGCAGCTGTTGATGAAGCATCAGCTTCGAATGTCCTAATGCTCTCAGGATTTACTGTCTCCAAGCTTGTTTTGCAAATTATTACTGTTGAAACATTACTAAAAATTTATCGGCCAACTAGTGAACTTGCCATTCTGAAGGACATAGCTTTTACTGTATACAACAAGGCTCGAAGGATTCCTCGGTATACTTCAAGTGTTGACATGTTTCAAACATCTTTCTCGGGAAGGTCTTCACTAATGCATGTGACTTCCATAGCTGGACTTTCAAAGGATTGCCTTGCTCCACGCATGTCAGGATCATCACTTTCAAGAGACGGTGAAATTGACAATGCATTGAGGCCTGGCTCATGGGATAATTCATGGCAAACATCAAGGATTGGAGGATTAAATTTTGAACAAAATAGATCTTTAGATATGTGTGGCGTAGATGATGCTAGGTACATGTTTGAACCACTTTTCATATTGTCGGAACCTGGCTCTGTGGAGCACGGAGCAATCCCTACTACTTTTGGCAGTCCAGCTTCAGAGTCTTCAAGTCTGAAAACTGCTGATGATGCTGGTGGAATTTACTCTCAAAGTTCAACTTCAGTTTCCGGTTCCGACACTGGAACAACTTCTGTGGTTGATGGATCAGAACATGACAATAAATCACCAAGTCTTCATTGTTGTTATGGGTGGACTGAGGATTGGCGCTGGTTGGTCTGCATTTGGACAGATGCCAGAGGAGAGTTTCTTGATAGTTGCATCTTTCCTTTTGGTGGCATCAGCAGCCGTCAGGACACAAAGGTTCTCCAAAGTATTTTTGTTCAAATTCTGCAACAAGGCTGTCAAATATTATCATCCTGTTCTGATGCTGTTCTTGCTCGACCAAGGGACATAGTAATCACACGTTTTGGATGTTTCTTTGAGCTTGAATGTCAAG AGTGGCAGAGTGCTATTTTTTCCTTTGGTGGAAATGACATCAAGAAATGGCCACTGCAACTTCGACGGGCCACGCCTGATATAGTTTCATCAAGCAACAATTCATCTTCACTACAGCAGCATGATTTGGTCATGATTCAAGAAAGGAATTTACCTACATCACCTAGCCCTTCTCTGTACAGCCCTCATTCTAAGTCCAGCTTTAACAAGAGCGGTATGGGACAACCTAATTCCAAAAAACAGCTCTTGATAGGACAAACCGGGCCGGATAGCTCAAGGAGTACACTGCAGCTGATACAGAGCATCAGCTTAGTCGGAATTTCTATTGACCACACGTTGCATCTGATTCTTCAGTCAGATATTCCTTCATCAG GTGCACCACAAAGCGGCAGCTCCAGTGCCCACAGTTACTTGGAAGGATTTAGCCCGGTGAAGTCTCTTGGATCAATGCAGGCATCGTATCTTCTTATTCCGTCGCCTAACATGCGCTGTCTCCCTCCGCTCCCCATGCATCTTCCGACATGCCTTACTTCCGAGTCTCCGCCTCTTGCTCACCTTCTGCACAGCAAAGGATCTGCGATCCCCTTGGCAGTGGGTTACGTCGTATCCAAAGCAATTCCTTCAATGAGGCAAGATTCGGGAGAGCAGACGAGAGAAGACTGGCCCTCTATTCTTTCAGTCAGCCTTGTCGATCACTACGGAAGCAACACTAACCACATGCAGGAGAGGATGACCCGAGGAGGTAGCAACACTAGTGCGTTAAAGCAAGTTAGGGCCTCAACTCCGGAAGCAGCAGGCAACAAAGACTACGAACTTGAGACGCATATGGTTTTGGAGTCGGTAGCAGCCGAGCTTCACTCCCTTTCCTGGATGACAGTTAGCCCCGTCTACCTGGAACGGCGTACAGCATTGCCTATTCACTGCGACACGCTTCTCAGACTCAGAAGGCTCCTACATTACGCCGATAAAGAACTCAGTAAGCTGCCAGAAAATACTCCGCAGGTCTAG